The Setaria italica strain Yugu1 chromosome IX, Setaria_italica_v2.0, whole genome shotgun sequence genome has a window encoding:
- the LOC101759056 gene encoding 3-ketoacyl-CoA synthase 1 encodes MEAAPSTAAVMERERLTAEVDVVAEAAAAQPSSFVVKIRRRLPDFARSVNLKYVRLGLRSGGLPTASSWVPLALAPPLLAAAAHSLVGVDKLYSLDLLTCVAWLGAAALLLTVYFLKRPRPVYLVDFACYRPGDEHSISKEGFLEMTESTGFFNAEALEFQTKITRRSGLGDQTYLPPGIQARPPRLSMTEARAEAEAVMFGCLNALFAATGIDPRRDVRVLIVNCSLFNPTPSLASMVVHRYRMREDVKSFNLGGMGCSAGLIAVDLARDMLQANPGCYAVVVSTENITLNWYFGNDRSMLLSNCIFRMGGAAGLLSNRAADAGRAKYRLLHTVRTHKGAADECYGCVYQREDGTGRVGVSLARELMAVAGDALKTNITTLGPLVLPLSEQLKFLRSLVLQRLLRISRGGGARPYIPDFRRAFEHFCVHAGGRAVLEEVQRSLGLRDADMEPSRCTLHRFGNTSSSSLWYELAYAEAKGRVRRGHHVWQIGFGSGFKCNSAVWRALRDVAPVPADGTGGGSCNPWVDSIQNYPPKAYI; translated from the coding sequence ATGGAGGCCGCGCCGTCAACGGCGGCGGTCATGGAGCGCGAGCGCCTCACTGCCGAGGTGGACGTcgtcgccgaggccgccgcggcgcagccCAGCAGCTTCGTCGTCAAGatccgccgccggctgccggaCTTCGCGCGGAGCGTCAACCTCAAGTACGTCCGCCTCGGCCTGCGCTCCGGCGGCCTTCCCACGGCCTCGTCCTGGGTCCCGCtcgcgctcgcgccgccgctcctcgccgccgcggcgcactCGCTCGTCGGCGTGGACAAGCTCTACTCGCTCGACCTGCTCACCTGCGTCGCGtggctcggcgccgccgcgctgcttcTCACGGTGTACTTCCTTAAGCGCCCCCGGCCGGTGTACCTGGTGGACTTCGCGTGCTACAGGCCCGGCGACGAGCACTCCATCTCCAAGGAGGGGTTCCTGGAGATGACCGAGAGCACGGGCTTCTTCAACGCCGAGGCGCTCGAGTTCCAGACCAAGATCACCAGGCGCTCGGGCCTCGGCGACCAGACGTACCTCCCGCCGGGAATCCAGGCGCGGCCTCCGCGGCTGTCGATGACCGAGGCCCgcgcggaggccgaggccgtCATGTTCGGCTGCCTCAACGCGCTGTTCGCGGCCACGGGGATCGACCCGCGCCGCGACGTGCGCGTGCTCATCGTCAACTGCAGCCTCTTCAACCCGACGCCGTCGCTGGCGTCCATGGTGGTGCATCGGTACAGGATGCGGGAGGACGTCAAGTCGTTCAACCTCGGCGGCATGGGCTGCAGCGCCGGGCTCATCGCCGTGGACCTCGCCAGGGACATGCTCCAGGCGAACCCCGGGTGCTACGCTGTGGTGGTGAGCACCGAGAACATCACGCTCAACTGGTACTTCGGCAACGACCGCTCCATGCTGCTGTCCAACTGCATCTTCCGcatgggcggcgccgccgggctgcTGTCCaaccgcgccgccgacgccgggcGCGCCAAGTACCGGCTGCTCCACACCGTGCGCACCCACAAGGGCGCCGCGGACGAGTGCTACGGGTGCGTGTACCAGCGCGAGGACGGCACCGGCCGCGTCGGCGTGTCGCTGGCGCGCGAGCTCatggccgtcgccggcgacgcgctCAAGACGAACATCACGACCCTGGGCCCGCTGGTGCTCCCGCTGTCGGAGCAGCTCAAGTTCCTCAGGTCCCTCGTGCTCCAGCGGCTGCTCCGGATCTCCCGTGGCGGCGGAGCCCGCCCCTACATCCCGGACTTCCGGCGCGCGTTCGAGCACTTCTGCGtgcacgccggcggccgcgccgtgcTGGAGGAGGTGCAGCGCAGCCTGGGGCTCAGGGACGCCGACATGGAGCCCAGCAGGTGCACGCTGCACCGGTTCGGCAACACCAGCAGCAGCTCGCTCTGGTACGAGCTCGCCTACGCCGAGGCTAAGGGCCGCGTCCGGCGCGGCCACCACGTGTGGCAGATCGGGTTCGGCTCCGGGTTCAAGTGCAACAGCGCCGTCTGGCGCGCGCTCCGCGACGTGGCGCCCGTGCCCGCcgacggcaccggcggcggcagctgcaacCCGTGGGTGGACAGCATTCAGAACTACCCGCCGAAAGCGTACATCTGA